The following nucleotide sequence is from Psychroflexus torquis ATCC 700755.
AGAATTTCTGAAGATGTCTCCAAAGTAAGAATGTACGTAGGGCCTGCTTTGATGTACGGTGTGCAAACCTTGACCTTGTTTGTAGTCGTCATTTATTTTATGATAAAAGCGGCACCAACTCTCACGTTATACACTTTAATTCCATTTCCCATACTTTCCTTTGCTATTTACAAACTAAGTATGGCCATCAACAAAAGAAGTGCTGAGATACAAAGATTCTTATCACTCCTCAATACGTACACACAAGAAAGTTTTAGCGGTATTGCTGTTATTAAGTCTTATGGGATTTTAAACCGTTTCAACTCTGACTTTGAGAAATTATCCAATGAAAGTAAAGATAAGAATGTTAATTTAGTAAAGGTGGAGGCGTTCTTCTTCCCGCTTATGATCTTACTGATAGGTTTTAGTAACTTATTTGTGATTTACTTCGGTGGGATGCAGTACATCAATGGAGAGATTGAGAGTGTTGGGGTCATTGTGGAATTTTTGCTTTATGTAAACATGCTTACTTGGCCAGTGGCTTCTGTTGGGTGGATTACATCTATGGTGCAAAGAGCCGAAGCCTCTCAAGAACGGATTAACGAATTTCTAAGCGAAACTCCAAACATCAAAAATAATTCCCCAGAATCTTCTGAAGATATTTTAGGTGAAATAGAATTTAAGAATGTTAGTTTCACATACGAAGACACCAATATAGTGGCTTTAAAGAATCTCTCCTTTAAAGTTAAAAAAGGGGAGACTTTTGTTATTATGGGAAAGACAGGCTCAGGAAAGTCTACTATCCTAGAGTTGATTGGGAGATTATACGATGTGAATAATGGTGAAATATTAATTGATGGTAGACCTATAGAAAGCTACAACCTTAATGAATTAAGAAAACAGCTTGGCTATGTTCCACAGGATGCTTTCCTTTTTAGTAGTTCTATTCGCGATAATATAAAATTTGGTAAGGTTAATGCCAACGAAGAAGATATCGTAGAGGCTGCAAAAAACGCTGCAGTTCATAATAATATTATAGGATTTAGTAAGGGTTATGATACCATATTAGGAGAGCGAGGTATAACCTTGTCTGGCGGGCAAAAACAAAGGGTTTCTATAGCAAGAGCTATCATTAAAGATCCCAAAATAGTACTCTTTGATGACTGTCTCTCTGCGGTTGATACTGAAACAGAAGAAGAAATTTTCAATAAATTAGATAAAGTCTCTAATCATAAAACATCAATTGTGGTTAGCCACAGGGCCTCCTCTGCAAAAAATGCTAATCATATTATCATTCTAGATGAGGGTGTGATTTTGGAAGAAGGCACTCATAGTGAGCTACTTGCTTACAATGGTTACTATAAAGATTTATATAACAAACAACTTTCAGAAAAAGAAAATTGAATTTTTATTTGCACTTTTAATTTTTTTTAAGACTTTTGAACAAATGTTATATTAATCTTATTTAACTAAAGTATTATGAGTGAACAAGAGCCGATGAAAAACGAGGATATTTTCTCGAAGGTAATGAGAGCAGGAAGAAGGACTTACTTTTTTGACGTAAGATCCACAAAAGCTGATGATTATTACTTAACTATCACAGAAAGTAAGAAATTTACAAATGACGATGGATCTTTCTTCTATAGAAAACATAAGATTTA
It contains:
- a CDS encoding ABC transporter ATP-binding protein, with the protein product MKALLSLNKYLYKYRGRLLLGIIITMGARVFAVFTPQLIRNSTVAIEDYLNGDMVSIAEVREELLINIGLIIGAALASGALTFLMRQTFIVVSRYIEYDLKNEVYTQYQNLSLDFYKRNRTGDLMNRISEDVSKVRMYVGPALMYGVQTLTLFVVVIYFMIKAAPTLTLYTLIPFPILSFAIYKLSMAINKRSAEIQRFLSLLNTYTQESFSGIAVIKSYGILNRFNSDFEKLSNESKDKNVNLVKVEAFFFPLMILLIGFSNLFVIYFGGMQYINGEIESVGVIVEFLLYVNMLTWPVASVGWITSMVQRAEASQERINEFLSETPNIKNNSPESSEDILGEIEFKNVSFTYEDTNIVALKNLSFKVKKGETFVIMGKTGSGKSTILELIGRLYDVNNGEILIDGRPIESYNLNELRKQLGYVPQDAFLFSSSIRDNIKFGKVNANEEDIVEAAKNAAVHNNIIGFSKGYDTILGERGITLSGGQKQRVSIARAIIKDPKIVLFDDCLSAVDTETEEEIFNKLDKVSNHKTSIVVSHRASSAKNANHIIILDEGVILEEGTHSELLAYNGYYKDLYNKQLSEKEN